Proteins from a genomic interval of Pseudomonas versuta:
- the rpsH gene encoding 30S ribosomal protein S8 codes for MSMQDPLADMLTRIRNAQMAEKSVVSMPSSTLKVAVAKVLKDEGYIADYQISSEIKPLLSIELKYFEGRSVIEEVKRVSRPGLRQYKSSEDLPKVRGGLGVSIVSTSKGVMTDRAARAAGVGGEVLCTVF; via the coding sequence ATGAGTATGCAGGACCCGTTAGCGGACATGCTAACTCGAATCCGTAATGCCCAGATGGCTGAAAAGTCCGTCGTAAGCATGCCATCTTCCACGTTGAAGGTAGCTGTAGCCAAAGTTCTCAAAGACGAAGGTTACATCGCGGATTATCAGATCAGCAGCGAAATCAAACCACTGCTGTCTATCGAGCTGAAATACTTCGAAGGCCGTTCGGTTATCGAAGAAGTGAAGCGCGTTAGCCGTCCAGGCCTGCGTCAGTACAAGTCCTCCGAAGATCTGCCGAAAGTTCGTGGCGGTCTCGGTGTGTCTATCGTCTCCACCAGCAAAGGTGTGATGACGGATCGTGCTGCGCGCGCTGCCGGTGTCGGCGGCGAAGTTCTTTGCACTGTGTTCTAA
- the rplX gene encoding 50S ribosomal protein L24: MQKIRRDDEIIVIAGKDKGKRGKVLKVLANNRLVIGGLNLVKRHTKPNPMSGVQGGIVEKEAPLDASNVAIFNGETNKADRVGFKVEEGKKIRVFKSTQKAVDA; encoded by the coding sequence ATGCAAAAGATTCGTCGTGACGACGAGATCATCGTGATCGCCGGCAAAGACAAAGGTAAGCGCGGTAAGGTGCTTAAGGTTCTCGCTAACAACCGTTTGGTTATTGGCGGTCTGAACCTGGTTAAGCGTCATACCAAGCCTAACCCTATGTCGGGCGTGCAAGGCGGTATCGTCGAAAAAGAAGCTCCACTGGACGCTTCTAACGTCGCCATCTTCAACGGCGAAACCAACAAGGCTGACCGCGTTGGTTTCAAAGTAGAAGAAGGCAAGAAAATTCGTGTCTTCAAGTCGACCCAAAAAGCGGTTGATGCTTGA
- the rpsQ gene encoding 30S ribosomal protein S17 yields MAEAEKTVRTLTGRVVSDKMDKTITVLIERRVKHPIYGKYVKRSTKLHAHDETNQCHIGDKVTIRETRPLAKTKSWALVDILERAVEV; encoded by the coding sequence ATGGCTGAAGCCGAAAAAACTGTCCGTACGCTGACTGGCCGTGTTGTCAGCGACAAGATGGACAAGACCATCACCGTACTGATCGAGCGTCGCGTTAAGCACCCGATCTACGGTAAATATGTTAAGCGTTCGACTAAGCTGCACGCGCACGACGAAACCAATCAGTGCCACATCGGCGACAAGGTCACTATTCGTGAAACTCGTCCGCTGGCCAAGACCAAGTCTTGGGCATTGGTTGATATTCTCGAACGCGCTGTGGAAGTCTAA
- the rpsN gene encoding 30S ribosomal protein S14, protein MAKMSMKNRELKRQLTVAKFAKKRAALKAIIVDLNASPEARWEAQVALQKQPRDASAARMRNRCRLTGRPHGVYRKFGLGRNKLREAAMRGDVPGLVKASW, encoded by the coding sequence ATGGCCAAGATGAGCATGAAAAACCGCGAGCTGAAGCGTCAGCTCACGGTTGCCAAGTTCGCCAAGAAGCGTGCAGCACTGAAAGCTATCATCGTGGATCTGAACGCAAGTCCAGAAGCACGTTGGGAAGCTCAAGTTGCTCTGCAGAAGCAGCCACGTGACGCAAGCGCTGCGCGCATGCGTAACCGCTGCCGCCTGACTGGTCGTCCGCATGGTGTTTACCGCAAGTTCGGCCTCGGCCGTAACAAGTTGCGTGAAGCAGCAATGCGCGGTGACGTACCAGGTCTGGTTAAAGCCAGCTGGTAA
- the rpmC gene encoding 50S ribosomal protein L29, translated as MKANELREKSAQQLNEQLLGLLRDQFNLRMQKATGQLGQSHLLSQVKRDIARVKTVLKQQAGK; from the coding sequence ATGAAAGCGAATGAACTTCGTGAAAAATCCGCACAGCAGCTGAACGAGCAACTGCTCGGCTTGCTGCGCGACCAGTTCAATCTGCGCATGCAGAAAGCAACTGGCCAGTTGGGGCAGTCGCATCTGCTCTCGCAAGTTAAGCGTGACATCGCTCGCGTGAAGACTGTGCTCAAACAGCAGGCAGGTAAGTAA
- the rpsS gene encoding 30S ribosomal protein S19 yields MPRSLKKGPFIDLHLLKKIEVAAEKNDRKPVKTWSRRSMILPQMVGLTIAVHNGRLHVPVLVNEDMVGHKLGEFAGTRTYRGHVADKKAKR; encoded by the coding sequence GTGCCACGTTCTCTGAAAAAAGGTCCTTTTATTGATCTTCACCTACTGAAGAAGATCGAAGTGGCGGCGGAAAAGAACGATCGCAAACCGGTGAAAACCTGGTCGCGCCGTTCTATGATCCTGCCACAAATGGTCGGTCTGACCATCGCTGTGCATAACGGTCGTCTTCATGTCCCAGTTCTTGTGAACGAAGACATGGTTGGCCATAAACTAGGCGAGTTTGCCGGTACCCGCACTTATCGTGGGCACGTGGCAGACAAGAAAGCCAAGCGTTAA
- the rplN gene encoding 50S ribosomal protein L14 yields MIQTQSMLDVADNSGARRVMCIKVLGGSHRRYAGIGDIIKVTVKEAIPRGKVKKGQVMTAVVVRTRHGVRRADGSIIRFDGNAAVLLNNKQEPIGTRIFGPVTRELRTEKFMKIVSLAPEVL; encoded by the coding sequence ATGATTCAGACTCAATCCATGCTCGATGTGGCCGATAACAGCGGCGCACGCCGCGTTATGTGCATCAAGGTGCTGGGTGGCTCCCATCGTCGTTACGCTGGTATCGGTGACATCATCAAAGTTACCGTCAAGGAAGCAATTCCTCGCGGTAAAGTGAAAAAAGGCCAAGTGATGACTGCTGTTGTAGTCCGCACTCGTCACGGCGTACGTCGTGCTGATGGCTCCATTATCCGCTTTGATGGCAACGCTGCTGTTCTTCTGAACAACAAGCAAGAGCCGATCGGCACCCGTATCTTTGGGCCAGTGACCCGTGAACTTCGTACTGAGAAGTTCATGAAGATCGTCTCGCTCGCCCCAGAAGTGCTGTAA
- the rpsC gene encoding 30S ribosomal protein S3, whose amino-acid sequence MGQKVHPIGIRLGIVKEHTSVWYADGRTYADYLFADLKVREYLQDKLKSASVSRIDIHRPAQTARITIHTARPGIVIGKKGEDVEKLRQDLTKQMGVPVHINIEEIRKPELDGMLVAQSVAQQLERRVMFRRAMKRAVQNAMRIGAKGIKIQVSGRLGGAEIARTEWYREGRVPLHTLRADIDYANYEAHTTYGVIGVKVWIFKGEVIGGRQEELKPQAPAPRKKAAK is encoded by the coding sequence ATGGGTCAGAAAGTACATCCCATTGGCATTCGCCTGGGAATCGTCAAGGAGCACACCTCCGTCTGGTACGCAGACGGCCGGACTTATGCGGACTATTTGTTCGCTGATCTGAAGGTGCGTGAATACCTCCAAGACAAACTAAAAAGCGCGTCCGTAAGCCGTATCGATATCCATCGTCCGGCTCAGACTGCACGTATCACCATCCACACTGCTCGTCCTGGTATCGTTATCGGGAAGAAAGGTGAAGATGTTGAGAAGCTGCGTCAGGACCTGACCAAGCAAATGGGTGTGCCTGTGCACATCAATATCGAAGAGATCCGCAAGCCGGAACTCGACGGTATGCTGGTTGCGCAGAGCGTAGCTCAGCAGCTGGAGCGTCGTGTAATGTTCCGTCGCGCGATGAAACGCGCTGTACAGAACGCTATGCGCATTGGTGCCAAAGGCATCAAAATCCAAGTGAGCGGTCGTCTCGGCGGTGCTGAAATCGCACGTACTGAATGGTATCGCGAAGGTCGTGTGCCACTGCACACCCTGCGTGCCGACATCGACTATGCCAACTACGAAGCTCACACCACTTACGGTGTGATCGGTGTAAAGGTTTGGATCTTCAAAGGCGAAGTAATTGGTGGTCGCCAAGAAGAACTGAAGCCACAAGCACCAGCGCCTCGTAAAAAAGCTGCTAAGTAA
- the rplR gene encoding 50S ribosomal protein L18, whose translation MTDKKVTRLRRARKARLKMHELEVVRLCVFRSSQHIYAQVISADGSKVLASASTLDKELRDAATGNIDAATKVGQLVATRAKAAGVSQVAFDRSGFKYHGRVKALAEAAREAGLEF comes from the coding sequence ATGACCGACAAAAAAGTTACTCGCCTGCGTCGCGCTCGCAAAGCACGTCTGAAAATGCACGAACTCGAAGTCGTGCGTCTCTGCGTGTTCCGCTCGTCGCAGCATATATACGCCCAGGTCATCTCGGCCGACGGCAGCAAAGTCTTGGCAAGTGCTTCGACTTTGGACAAAGAACTGCGTGATGCTGCTACTGGCAACATCGACGCGGCCACAAAGGTTGGCCAGCTGGTCGCTACGCGTGCAAAAGCCGCTGGCGTCTCGCAGGTGGCTTTCGACCGCTCTGGCTTCAAGTACCACGGCCGCGTGAAAGCGCTGGCTGAGGCTGCTCGTGAAGCTGGGCTGGAGTTCTAA
- the rplO gene encoding 50S ribosomal protein L15, with translation MKLNDLSPAPGSRREKHRPGRGIGSGLGKTGGRGHKGQSSRSGGTIAPGFEGGQQPLHRRLPKFGFVSLKAMDRAEVRLSELAKVEGDIVTVQTLKDANVINVNVLRVKIMLSGEVTRAVTIGKGIGATKGARSAIEAAGGKFEE, from the coding sequence ATGAAACTCAATGATCTGAGTCCAGCGCCGGGTTCCCGTCGCGAAAAGCATCGTCCGGGCCGTGGTATCGGTAGTGGTTTGGGTAAGACTGGTGGCCGTGGTCACAAAGGTCAGTCCTCCCGTTCCGGTGGCACAATTGCTCCAGGCTTTGAAGGCGGTCAACAGCCGCTTCATCGCCGTCTGCCTAAGTTCGGTTTCGTTTCCCTGAAAGCCATGGATCGCGCAGAAGTGCGTTTGTCCGAGCTGGCTAAAGTGGAAGGCGACATCGTTACTGTGCAGACCCTGAAAGATGCCAACGTGATCAACGTCAACGTACTGCGTGTGAAAATCATGCTGTCCGGTGAAGTTACTCGCGCTGTCACAATCGGCAAGGGAATCGGCGCCACCAAAGGTGCGCGTTCGGCTATCGAAGCAGCTGGCGGCAAGTTCGAGGAATAA
- the rplP gene encoding 50S ribosomal protein L16 → MLQPKRTKFRKQMTGHNRGLALRGSKVSFGEYALKSVARGRLTARQIESARRALTRHVKRGGKIWIRVFPDKPVTKKPLEVRMGKGKGNVEYWVAQIQPGKVLYEIEGVTEELAREAFALAAAKLPLATSFVKRTVM, encoded by the coding sequence ATGTTACAACCTAAGCGTACGAAGTTCCGCAAGCAGATGACAGGCCACAACCGTGGCTTGGCATTGCGCGGTAGCAAAGTCAGCTTCGGCGAGTATGCGCTGAAGTCTGTTGCTCGTGGTCGTCTCACCGCTCGTCAGATCGAATCAGCGCGTCGTGCACTGACCCGTCACGTTAAGCGTGGCGGTAAGATCTGGATCCGTGTATTCCCGGACAAGCCTGTAACCAAAAAGCCACTCGAAGTTCGGATGGGTAAAGGTAAGGGTAACGTGGAATATTGGGTTGCCCAGATTCAGCCAGGCAAAGTCCTGTATGAAATCGAGGGTGTTACTGAAGAGCTGGCGCGTGAGGCTTTCGCCCTGGCTGCTGCAAAGCTGCCGCTCGCCACCTCCTTTGTTAAACGGACGGTGATGTGA
- the rpsE gene encoding 30S ribosomal protein S5, producing the protein MSNNDQKRDEGYIEKLVQVNRVAKTVKGGRIFTFTALTVVGDGKGRVGFGRGKSREVPAAIQKAMEAARRNMIQVDLNGTTLQYAMKSAHGASKVYMQPASEGTGIIAGGAMRAVLEVAGVQNVLAKCYGSTNPVNVVHATFKGLKAMQSPESIAAKRGKSVKEIF; encoded by the coding sequence ATGTCAAATAACGACCAAAAGCGCGACGAAGGCTACATTGAGAAGCTGGTTCAAGTTAACCGCGTAGCCAAAACCGTTAAAGGCGGCCGTATCTTCACTTTCACCGCGTTGACCGTGGTTGGTGATGGTAAAGGGCGCGTTGGCTTCGGCCGTGGCAAGTCACGTGAAGTGCCTGCTGCGATCCAGAAGGCAATGGAAGCTGCTCGCCGCAACATGATCCAAGTTGACCTGAACGGTACAACTCTGCAGTACGCAATGAAGTCCGCTCACGGTGCTTCGAAGGTGTACATGCAGCCTGCTTCTGAAGGTACCGGTATCATCGCTGGCGGCGCTATGCGTGCTGTCCTCGAAGTTGCTGGCGTTCAGAACGTTCTAGCCAAGTGCTACGGCTCGACTAACCCGGTAAACGTGGTTCACGCCACTTTCAAAGGTTTGAAAGCTATGCAATCTCCTGAGTCTATTGCCGCTAAGCGTGGCAAAAGCGTTAAGGAGATCTTCTGA
- the rplV gene encoding 50S ribosomal protein L22, whose amino-acid sequence MEVAAKLSGARISAQKARLVADQIRGKKVGEALNLLAFSNKKAAEIIKKVLESAVANAEHNEGADVDDLKVATVFVNEGRSLKRIMPRAKGRADRIVKRSCHITVKVADK is encoded by the coding sequence ATGGAAGTAGCCGCTAAGTTGTCGGGCGCTCGAATCTCCGCCCAGAAAGCCCGCTTGGTCGCCGACCAGATCCGCGGGAAGAAGGTGGGCGAAGCGCTCAACCTGTTGGCTTTCAGCAACAAGAAAGCCGCCGAGATCATCAAGAAAGTGCTGGAGTCGGCCGTAGCCAACGCCGAGCATAACGAAGGCGCAGACGTTGACGACCTTAAAGTCGCTACCGTTTTCGTCAACGAAGGGCGTTCGCTGAAGCGCATCATGCCGCGTGCCAAAGGCCGCGCTGATCGCATCGTCAAGCGGTCTTGCCATATCACTGTCAAGGTTGCTGACAAGTAA
- the rplE gene encoding 50S ribosomal protein L5, with the protein MARLKEIYRKEIAPKLKEELKLSNVMEVPRVTKITLNMGLGEAIGDKKIIEHAVADLEKITGQKCVVTYARKSIAGFKVREGWPIGVKVTLRRERMYEFLDRLLSISLPRVRDFRGLNAKSFDGRGNYSMGVKEQIIFPEIDYDKIDALRGLDITLTTTARTDDEGRALLRAFKFPFRN; encoded by the coding sequence ATGGCACGACTAAAAGAGATTTACCGGAAGGAAATCGCTCCGAAACTTAAGGAAGAACTTAAGCTTTCGAACGTGATGGAAGTTCCGCGCGTTACCAAAATCACCCTGAACATGGGTTTGGGCGAAGCGATCGGTGATAAGAAAATCATCGAGCACGCTGTAGCTGATTTGGAAAAGATCACGGGTCAGAAATGTGTTGTGACCTACGCTCGCAAGTCCATCGCAGGCTTTAAAGTTCGCGAAGGCTGGCCGATCGGCGTTAAAGTTACTCTGCGCCGTGAGCGTATGTACGAATTCCTGGATCGTCTGCTGTCGATCTCCCTGCCTCGGGTACGCGACTTCCGCGGCCTGAATGCCAAGTCCTTCGATGGTCGTGGTAACTACAGCATGGGCGTGAAAGAGCAGATCATTTTCCCGGAAATCGACTACGACAAGATCGATGCCCTTCGCGGTCTGGACATTACCCTGACCACCACTGCTCGGACAGATGATGAAGGTCGCGCCTTGTTGCGTGCTTTCAAATTCCCGTTCCGCAACTGA
- the rpmD gene encoding 50S ribosomal protein L30, which produces MATVKVTLIKSMTGRIPNHKLCIKGLGLRRIGHTVEVLDTPENRGMINKAYYMLRVEG; this is translated from the coding sequence ATGGCTACCGTTAAAGTAACGCTGATCAAAAGCATGACCGGCCGTATCCCTAATCACAAACTGTGCATTAAGGGTCTGGGTCTGCGTCGCATCGGTCACACTGTAGAAGTACTTGATACTCCCGAGAATCGCGGGATGATCAACAAGGCTTACTACATGCTGCGTGTAGAGGGTTAA
- the rplF gene encoding 50S ribosomal protein L6, with product MSRVAKNPVKLPAGVEVKFAGQQLSVKGAKGTLELNIHSSVEIVEEAGELRFAARNGDQQTRAMAGTTRALVNNMVQGVSQGFERKLQLVGVGYKAQAKGTVLNLALGFSHPVDYELPEGITAETPSQTDILIRGIDKQLVGQVAAEIRGFRPPEPYKGKGVRYADEVVRRKEAKKK from the coding sequence ATGTCACGCGTCGCTAAGAACCCCGTTAAGCTGCCAGCTGGTGTCGAAGTAAAATTCGCCGGCCAACAGCTTTCGGTGAAGGGTGCCAAGGGCACTCTAGAACTGAACATCCATTCGTCCGTTGAAATTGTTGAAGAAGCTGGTGAGCTGCGTTTCGCTGCTCGCAATGGCGATCAACAAACTCGCGCAATGGCTGGTACCACTCGTGCGTTGGTAAACAACATGGTCCAAGGCGTAAGCCAAGGCTTCGAGCGCAAGCTCCAGCTGGTCGGTGTTGGTTACAAAGCGCAAGCAAAAGGCACAGTGCTGAACCTGGCTCTTGGCTTCTCGCACCCAGTGGATTACGAACTGCCGGAAGGCATCACCGCTGAGACTCCTAGCCAAACCGATATCCTGATTCGGGGTATTGATAAGCAGCTGGTAGGTCAGGTGGCCGCTGAGATCCGCGGTTTCCGTCCACCAGAGCCTTATAAAGGTAAGGGTGTACGTTACGCGGACGAAGTCGTCCGTCGTAAAGAAGCCAAGAAGAAGTAG